The Lathyrus oleraceus cultivar Zhongwan6 chromosome 5, CAAS_Psat_ZW6_1.0, whole genome shotgun sequence genome includes the window ACAGACCGGGTCCTTTATAGTAATCAAGGCAGACACCCCGTCCGTCCTCGTCCCGAAATTGCATTCAGAGGAGTTTTGTTAGTCATCCATTCATTCGACATTCATGCAGAGAGGGAAATTCTTCATTTTTGGAACCCCGAACGGGACAATCCCGCATAAATATGTAATAGCATATATAAGTTGACATCCCTAAATAGCATCAATGTATGTGAGACAAACTCGACGTGAAAATGCTACATCATTCAAAGAAGACATAATTTAGTAACTAAAACATTTTCAAAAAGACTCGCCTTTTCTACGCACAATCACACTCCCGACCAAAAGCTTAAAAAAATTGCGCATAAATGAACCCGGATATTCAAAATGTCAATCACTGTTTCATTCTTGCCGCATACAGATAATCGCTAACTGTTTGAAAGCTACTTACCCAGCAGGAATGTCAGAAAATGAATTTATGTCAAGTATATCTAAGATCTTGGTCTATGGCAAAGTCTTCTCAAGCGAACTCTTTCCTACGAATACAAAATGCGGcataaaaaattataaattacACAAAATGGTTAACACAACAAACAATGCATAGATGATACCAACCTCAGTGTTGTCGTGATCATACCGAATTAAGATATGACACCTGCAACCTCGGATATCATGCATTCTCCTCTGGATCTCTAAAATGTGTGCGTCGTAGTAGATAGCTTGATCTCTCCTCTCCTAAAAACGCATTGAAACTGTCGAGTTAATTTCAGTTATGTCATGTAATGTAACAGCACTTTGGCGAGGAAACTTTGGCTTAAGTCACCTGGAAGCATAGGACAGGGTCTCCGGTTTTCAGGCCGGAACACTCTGAATTTTCAAACGGAACTGACCGTTCTCGGACAGAACTTTTTATGTTGACCCACTCATCTTCCTCGGCTCCAAATCCAACAAATCTGACTTTGACTTCCTTTAACAAAAAGGCAAAACAATATAAGTTGGCAAAATCTAGTATACCCTATAAGGGGAAAATCGGCGGCAGCACAGGCCTAAGAACATGTAGTTGTTAAAACTTACAGCTTCCCCCGAGCTAAGAAATCTGTGAGCAAGAAACGTCTCAACATCATACCTGCAAGTAAACAGGGACCGAAAGCAATTAAGCATCAAAATCATGTGGTGTTGCAAAACTGCAATAGTGCATATGTGCTCACCATGCCTCATCTTTTGAAGACCTAGCTTCAAATTCCAACTCGGATGGGTCTCGGACAATTTCTCCTGCAAAAGACTCATTTCAGATTCAACATCACTAACAGCACTAGTTTTATAAAGTTTCAAATGTTTACATCGACTAAAAAAAATTAGGCAGAGACCAAAGGCCCAAACACGCCAAACCAATGTTGTCAACCACGGATTGCGACAGACAACAGTTTGTTCAAATTTCCCTATGAGCCAAAGTGCTATAACACTTCTATAGCCGCAATTCAACAACAACTTGAACTAAACATATATCACGGAACAATATCAGTCTGTTAAAATCCCACGACATTGAAGCCGCTAACTGATAAAACTGCATCAAACATAAACTAAACAACCTAGTATATACGAGACAAGGACACGAACATAGCCATCAGAACGATTGAAGACGGCATAAGAAACAAACTATCATAAAAAGTCTCACCTTCTTTACATTGAAGTCCTGGAGGAAAAATCAATTCATTTTCAGGTACTTGCGGCGATTCCTGGAGCCTAGTCTGAAACCAACTTTCTATCTAAAAAAATCCCACCAAAAtaaagtaacaacaattaaaaCATATGAAACACGAACACCAGAAACAACACACGTCGACATAGGTgaataatttttaaaaatattaaattgaaTAACTGCATTAACCTCAGTCCATTTGACAAGAGGTTTCCCAGCACGACCAGATGAATAACTGCATTTGAAACAAAACAGAAACCGTTTCtttcattatttgttagagagaaaaaaaaagaatcaaCAACGTTAGAGAAACGAAACAGACTTGAAACTTTTAGTCAATTTCTGGTAAAAATCCTGAGTCAATGATTGTCCTTTCGTTTCCCTTAGCACTTTCTCCATTTTCTCAATCTGTTGACGCAAAACAACGGTTCAATACAGAAAGAGTTGAATTGAAGAATAAGCAAAAAcaaaaatgaaaatgagaaaCGAACCTCGGAATTGGTGAATCCGGAAAAAAGTGATCTGTTACGAGGACGCAAACGATCCATGGTGAGGTTTTTGTGAGAGAGTGAAGTCAAGTATAAACCCTTCCCTTTCTCTTCCGATTCAGGGGTTTCTCATTTCTTCgcaaatttttatttttttttaatttataatttttttactTGAAAATTAATATATAATTAGTTTTTTCAAAAGGAAAAGACAATATTTTATTATTGTTTCTTTTAGCGGTCAACACAACAGAAGGATGTCTGTGCACAAGTCCGTTTACCTTCCGTGTTTTACTTTACGGGCTTTAATTATTATTGTAATATGATATTTATACAGGAATTAATAGAAAAGTTAATTGAGTAAAATTgttaattattaaataaaattcaACCTAAAATTTCAAATTTAAAGTAAGTtaaattattaaattaatatatatatatatatatatatatatatatatatatatatatatatatatatatagttaaaGGTAGTTTATtgttaataaaaaaaatattaactgatatttaattaaaatattttatattatcaaattataatatattttaaaaataaaaatgtgatGTTATGAAATACTGAAAAATATAAAAACtaaatttatttatgttttaagAAAGATTCAATGAATGatgaaaagaataaaagaaaCTTTTCAATAAAAGATAAACTCCTAAAGTTGAAGTTGGCGAAAGATTTTTCTTCCTAAACAATCAATAAGACTAGTAAAAAAAACATTTCTTTGAAAAATAAAGATGAAGAATTCAGAAATTGTCTTGCTTGTTTTATAAAAGCCACTAAAACTTTTTAAAATATTATGGACTCTCAAACGAGGATGTTTGAAAAAAATGGACTAGGCTTTAATGtttcaaaaaattaaaagttgTATGATAAAATTTGTGCCAAAGAAAATATTAGAAATTAAAACAAAATGCTCATATTGCAATAAAATGGACATGTTCAATCATTTTGGTATTATAAGaaaatattatataaaaaaaCTATTATCTCGATGGCCTATGAACATGAATGACATGATTAGTGTTCTGGTTTTGTAAATCTCATTATAGTTTGATGATGCAATCATTTGGAACCCAGTTACGGAAGAATGCATGATTTTGAGGCTCTTTGATTTTTGTATATTGGATATTTTTTCCTTTCATCTTCTAGATTCAATCAAAATTGAACAAATAAGAGAAAATCGTCTTGGTTGATGCACAAGGTGATACAGATGAACAACAAATAATAAAGAGAAGAGAAAATAATAACCAACATTCACTATTGTTGAAATGGTTACAAAATAGTTGCACAGAATATCGCACACACACATTGTAAAAGGAATAAAGGTACAATTTGTTCACAccactcacttgcttaaatacaagtgGAACTTTATGAGAAATACTAAAACACCCTCTAAAAAATTGTGTCTACAAGTTTCTCAAAATATGAATTAATTCTAACACCATCCCTTAATCCATATTCAGCTTAACCAAAACTAACAACATCATAACATCTGCCAGTTGCTTCTGGatgtgagaaaattctttactttgaataaattttgaatgatagcaaattgtgtgatcatcatccaaatgttggctgtgcattaccttacatgatacatttgtgtttttactgtgtttttatcccattctattgttgcatgactgtacataaagacctacattgatacatctcttaaaagaactcataaaatccattttgtgtcagcatgcatcaacacataagcctatgcatcgatacatacagcatgttGCAAATCACAAAACttttctgttcagtatgcatcgatgcatacgagtcatgtatcgatacatggacaggtaaaatgctctatggatcgatccatacgatccttgcatcgatgcatgttagttgaaatgtcatatgcatcaatacatacgaattatgcatcgatccatgattaattcatttcaccaaaaactcatttatgttacagtatgcatcgatgcataccctcatgtatcaatgcataagttGGTTTTTGGttctaacagtttctgttttCAGCATATATAAGAGGTGTTGTGACAGTAGTGAAATGCAACGAATTCTTagagggaaaacaattgaacacaagatcaaaagcagtgttggagcaattgtttgagagcacatagaaacctgaaagagacttcatcttcttcatcttctcaatcacttttcttcaagaacatcaacacataataattcttgttctttggattaaaggactatcgagataacgttcagtggtacgatcaaggatctagctgtggttttcagcggagcgatcgaggatctagctgagttgaagattgaagggggtttctaggaaaaacctactggtttatccttcaagaacttaagtgttcttgagggtttgggagtcacgtttgcagaacagattcagccgcagcgttgcgtttggagatcgggggatttcgcaagcaggtcgtggaaccggtgaattgtttgcaatttcgtgcaggaaattcttgatcgtgctctgatcaagtgaaggttcatacaagaagaagttcttggaatttagaattctgtctttgtatcataaccttgtatcaacggattcggcaataattgataatcaaagttctcaatttcatttgaaattgagagggagacgtacccacacgcgaggacgacgtggggaacttccttaccaaatctctgcgtatcgtattcttaccttactcctttttacgtttaaaacagttttcgcaatttcagttagtgtgtgtTGTGACtgttccttttgcaagacagcagtggcaagaaaacaATTTCAATTAAACACTACTgctgttcatcattgatcacatacacaccaactgtttgacaaaattgttagctaggttttattcattggaaatagactttaatgataagtgcattcaattagctaaaattctggtgtggattgtttctgtcattcttattcaaatccagcattaagctcgtgtgtccggttttctagtagcggttcagaatagacggaagtcgattcgggactgattttttcCGCCAAttttaaaaactctgataaaactttaaatccgttaaatttcaaagaggtgatctattcaccccccctctcaatcactagccacaccgtctaacactGGATACTATAGTGCAcaacttctagcactccattTTGAACCTGATTTCTTAGAAAGtgatacttagtctcaatatgcttgcttctcccatgcagcactaggttcttggcaagattgattgcagacttgttatcaatcatcagcTTTAGAGGCTTCTTTACCTTGATTTTCAAATCCTACAGTAAATCCAGAAGCCACACAACTTAACATGCAATCACAACACCTGCAATATATTCTATTTCACAGGTTGACAAatgatcagtgcattttgatgcaaATTCTTCTATATTTATAGTTATGTATTTCCgtgttttagtttggttatttttcccttttaatgtgtttttataatttatcttatttttacacttatttgtttttcgcagtttattttcagcattagcagtctgcacgaataaattcataactggagctaggagtatcggattggGGCGTGCTACCAGttgttggaaagctaagagaaagagctacgactttcatgaagaagtcagaagctGATTCGGAGTGCGGACGTatcaaataattcgttgaagttttgtactttaggaaatattttcttttgggccatttgttgggccgaatttaggttttccggcccagtttgaattattagtgaaacccttattctgtttaaaagggaAACCGCGGCACTGTAGCAAACACACATTATTGACGATAACTTTTTGCTTTGGTACGATTATGAAAAGGAACTAATCTCTTAGACtcaatctgctgtaaccgaatttccaaggctttgaggtttttattctatcaatttgattttgttctctttcaattctattctatgaaatttcatttgcttaatctgtaatttatggaatggttttgattaaattcgtatgattgcatttctaactattaatcgccgttttcgtcgctttgtcgttaaattacgtttgtaaatcgtgtttgcttaattcacgattgtgtttatccgtttgcttaattcggaatataggaatataaatctgtcatatatctattgcgcttgtcaatcgaatttgaatcgaatagagatcgaagtcgtttagggaattggtaggtaaaaaccaatgattagccggaaaccgaaaacagtagattgacttattttataatcgcttattttaatcacttttttttgctttgttttctaaatcgaccactaaaacataaaccccccttaaatcgatttcattaggttaagaataatacaagaatccttgcgatacgatactcgaggtgtcgcttcccgtttactatattttattactcgtttttgacccgtgtgcgacagcggatcaaattggcgccgttgccggggactctTGTAGATCTTAACCAATATTATAATTTTAGGTATTGTGTTTTAGCATTTTTGTTCTCTAAACTTCTTGTGTCACggtctttttgcggtttaggataaaaaaaaatctatttttaaacaaattgtctcagattattccgattttttgtcgattcattaggaaaaaatcattaatcaaaagcctctatttataattgacgtcattagattaatttcggtgttagtttatttttctaaatttattttaatcgttttccttcattgtgtttgtttttgactatggctgaccaaagaactttaaggcagttagctgtccctgatgtgaattataatggcatgtgtattgaatatcctgaTGTTGCTGCTGTtccttttgaattaaaatcgagtttaatacacttgttgccgaagtttagtggtcttgcaggtgaaGCTCCACACAAGCATTTGAAAGAGTTCCAGGTGGTGTGTTCTACACCATTGAAGCCTGAAGGGATCACCGAAGATCACATCAAACTTCGAGCTTTTCGTTTTTCATTGCAGGGTGCAGCAAAGGATTGGATTTATTATCTCGAGCCAAACTCAATTGCAAGTTGGACAGCCCTGAAAAAAGTGTTCTTGGAAAGATATTTTCCTGCCTCCAGAGTTGCCTCAATAAGAAAggagatttgtggtattagacAAGGCAATGAGTCGTTGAccgagtattgggagagattcagGCACTTAGTATCTAGCTGCCCTCAACACCAGATCACTGAGCAACTCCTCATCCAATACTTTTATGAGGGGTTGTTACCGATGGACaggaacattcttgatgctgctagtggtggagcatTAGTCGATAAAACTCCAACTGCTGCCAAAGTCCTTATTGAAAATATGTCTCCTAATTCTTAACAGTTCACCACTAGAGACAATTTTGTGCAAAGCAAAGGCGTGAGTCAAATTCAagtttcttccaacaaagctttaGAGACCAGAATTGACCAACTCACTGCCTTAGTCAAACAGTTGGCAGTAGCAAAACCTCAAACAACAACTTTGTGTGGCATTTGTACTTCTCCTGAGCACCCGACCGATACTTGTCCTATTCTGAGAGACGAGTCCATTACTGTGTTGCCACAAGCTTATGCAGCCAACCTTTACAATCAAAACAGGTACAACAACACTCCTGACCTGTCTaccaacaaataccatcccaattgAAGGATCCAtcccaaccttcgatatggaaacccgCAAACCAACCAACAACAGAACTCACCTCAAGTGGCTGCCCCTGCACCTTCCGGACCATCCTTGGAGGATCTTGTTAAGCAAATGACCGTGAACAatctccaattccaacaaaggaccgattctagcattcagaccttgaacacgcaaatgggacaacttgctactcaaataaataacatgcaagcccaAGGGTCGAACCAGCTTCCAGCCCAAACAGTTGCCAATCCAAGGgattctaatgctaatgtgagtgtGATTTTGTTGAGATCTGGAAAGGTTACAGAAACAGCCctagaaaaaaataaaaaaattcttgaGGTAACACTTGAACCTTCTTCCGTTGTGATAGAAACTGAACCCTCTGTTGTGGTAGaaactgaaaaagaaaaagagaaggagtatgtgccaccagttcccttcccacatagaatactgaaaaataaaagaattgaggagggagacaaAGAAAGAGAGATATTGGATGTTTTCCGAAAGGTTGCGGTAAACATTCCGCTACTTGATGTTATTAAGCAGATtcctaagtatgcaaagtttctgaaatATTTGTGTACCAACAAGAGGAGAATTAAGGGAAGTGAAAGAGTGAACTTAGGACGAAATATTTCTGCCTTTATTCAACCCAAACAATCATCCAAAAAGGTTGTAGGCGAGCAAAATGTTTCAGCCCTCACTACTCAGGTTCTGCCACAAAAGCAGAAGGATTCGGGAACATTTGTTATTCCTTGTACCATCGGGGATAGTAAATTTgagaattgcatgcttgatttgggagcgggcattaatgttatgcctacttctgtttataataacctttgtcttggtcctttgcagcatacaAGTTTAATCATTCAATTGGCAAACAGGAGCAACGCTCGACCCGCCGGGGTAGTCGAAGATGTTCTTGTTCAAGTTAACGAtttgatttttcctgcagatttctATATTCTAGACATGGAAGGAGAAACCAAGACAAGCAGagctcccatcattttaggcagaccgtaCATGAAAACAGcgaagacaaaaattgatgttgacgatggaaccatgtccatggaatttggtgacattgtcgcaaaatttaacatttttgaTGCCATGAAACACCTTGTGGAGGAGCATTCCGTTTTTCATATTGAGTTGATTTCTGACTTAGTTGATGACACTTGTTCGGAATTATTTTCTCTTGATTTTCCATCTCTctctggttttgatgatatttattCATGTTCTGATTGTACTGATACTAAcgtttgtgttgtttgtgctgagattgatgctgccttgcagggTGATAGTATAAACGAAGTTGTTTATTTGGatgaagctcttgacattccggctgccccaaacataccatgcattgaacaaccacattctttagagcctaaaccacttcccgaggattcatattattcatcaaagcttcaacttaatCAGAAATATAAGAAGGGAATTAGATGGACCTTGGTTGGcactcgtgatattagcccaTCCATATGTATGTATAAGATttcacttaaagatgaaacaaaagtagtgaggcagccccataatcctttaattcttgatgttgtaaaaaaggagatcactttcacgtgtccattcaacacttttacttatcgaagataCTTCTTTGATCATGGAATACAAGACAAATGCattaatcaaaatttcaaggtcaatggacactcCCTAAAGCTACTCCATGcgaacccgactttggaagaagagactgtagaagagatctctttgggaaaggctgcttatgcaatcacttatccgccttgactcctcgggtgtgttctttcctttctctcactcttattttatatttatgctctttcattgaggacaatgtatgttttaagtgtgggggaacgaaccatttatttgtttgttttctttgttttatttttctctgtttttggttcaaaaaataataataaaaaaaaaaatgcatcttcttgaaagttttaggctataggttactttgagtcgagtttgcggagacttgggaaaaattcacaagatcggtattattttaacaccgtaagtctcctgcatatggaaattgagttgaatttttattatgttttagccttacattctcatcctctgacagctcttgagtagtttatttcagcagtcagcaccatctcacacacactctacgcagggaagtcgatgaatataagtgagtgttccgaaaaaaaataaaaataaaggaatgcaccttctaagtttgaTGACCCTCACCCagtcacttaacccaacggttgtggaaccttcaaaaaaaagttggaaataagactcttttgtagttggttcagcgggttctggtgttgaacttggtagggcggattacggtctGATCCCCCACAATTAcaattgagtaagcaaagggttatgccacttaagtaccagaaccccgtgcagaaaaggatcagagtcactaaccggtcgccttgctatgggtgtgtggagataacgggcttaatgtgattgcgcctgaatgaaaaagagcaaaaagaaggatcagtaagttaggctttaacataataacatgattcgagttgatttgtcTATTCAGGAGGTTTACGACTGCACAATTATGGACtagtgttcctacgatatccttagtgtgcaagattagtacctatcgatgcaaacttaaccgaagaagacttgtagcctaggatgagtaactaatgatgtgtttgtgttttctttgttttattttaaattttacTCGGAatgcaaaagttcaagtgtgggggaatttgatcagtgcattttgatgcacattcttctatatttatagTTATGtatttccatgttttagtttggttatttttcccttttaatgtgtttttataatttatcttatttttacacttatttgtttttcgcagtttattttcagcattagcagtctgcacgaataaattcataactggagctaggagtatcggacCGAGGCGTGCTACCGGTCattggaaagctaagagaaagagatacgactttcatgaagaagtcagaagctgattcggagtgcagacgtctcaaataattcgttgaagtttcgtactttaggaaatattttcttttgggccatttgttgggccgaatttaggttttccggcccagtttgaattattagtgaaacccttattctgtttaaaagggaAGCCGCGATATTGTAGCAAACACACATTATTGACGATAACTTTTTGCTTTGGTACGATTATGAAAAGGAACTAATCTCTTAGACtcaatctgctgtaaccgaatttccaaggctttgaggtttttattctatcaatttaattttgttctctttcaattctattctatgaaatttcatttgcttaatctgtaatttatggaatggttttgattaaattcgtatgattgcatttCTAACTATTAGTCGccgttttcgtcgctttgtcgttaaattgcgtttgtaaatcgtgtttgcttaattcacgattgtgtttatccgtttgcttaattcggaatataggaatataaatctgtcatatatctattgcgcttgtcaatcaaatttgaatcgaatagagatcgaagccgtttagggaattggtaggtaaaaaccaatgattagccggaaaccgaaaacagtaaattgacttattttataatcgcttattgTAATCActtttttttgctttgttttctaaattgaccactaaaacataaaccccccttaaatcgatttcattaggttaagaataatacaagaatccttacgatacgatactcgaggtgtcgcttcccgtttactatattttattactcgtttttgacccgtgtgcgacagcggatcaacaaagcaacaactggttgcttcttggaacatcaagaaataggacttcccagaaacttaaacaagtatcaagaagtacttcttctgtcaactaTGTCTCCACATCAATCAAAATCTGAGTAACTCTGAAGTTCTGAGTCAGTTTCAACATCAGAAGGGAACAAAACTGTATACTTGAGAGTTCCTTTTATATACCTCCAAATTCTGACATCAGCTTGATAATGAGACCACTTCGGTttactcataaacctactcacCATTCCAACTAAATAGAAAATATCATG containing:
- the LOC127085428 gene encoding protein SAWADEE HOMEODOMAIN HOMOLOG 1, encoding MDRLRPRNRSLFSGFTNSEIEKMEKVLRETKGQSLTQDFYQKLTKSFNYSSGRAGKPLVKWTEIESWFQTRLQESPQVPENELIFPPGLQCKEGEIVRDPSELEFEARSSKDEAWYDVETFLAHRFLSSGEAEVKVRFVGFGAEEDEWVNIKSSVRERSVPFENSECSGLKTGDPVLCFQERRDQAIYYDAHILEIQRRMHDIRGCRCHILIRYDHDNTEERVRLRRLCHRPRS